The Rhodococcus rhodochrous DNA window TCTGTACACCCAGCGCGAGCAGGGCTACGACGGCACCTACACCGGTGACGAGAACATCGACCTGCTCGAGGCGAAGTACTTCATGATGCGGGTGCGCTGCGACGCCGGCGCCCTGAATCTCGCGCAGCTGCGGACGATCGCCGGTATCTCCACCGAGTTCGGTCGCGACACCGCCGACCTGTCCGACCGCGAGAACGTCCAGTACCACTGGATCGAGGTCGAGAACGTCCCCGAGATCTGGCGTCGCCTCGAATCGGTCGGCCTGAAGACCACCGAGGCGTGCGGCGACTGCCCCCGCGTCGTGCTCGGTTCGCCGCTCGCCGGTGAGTCCCTCGACGAGATCATCGACGGCACCCCGGCGATCGACGAGATCGTGCGCCGCTACATCGGCAACCCCGAGTACTCGAACCTGCCGCGCAAATTCAAGACCGCGATCTCCGGCCAGCAGGACGTCGTGCACGAGATCAACGACGTCGCCTTCATCGGCGTCGAGCACCCCGAGCACGGCCCCGGCTTCGACCTGTGGGTCGGCGGCGGCCTGTCCACGAACCCGATGCTCGCGCAGCGGGTCGGCGCGTGGGTGCCGCTCGAGGAGGTCGCCGATGTGTGGGAAGGCGTCGTCGCGATCTTCCGCGACTACGGCTACCGCCGGCTGCGGTCCAAGGCACGCCTGAAGTTCCTCATCAAGGACTGGGGCATCGAGAAGTTCCGCGAGGTGCTCGAGACCGAGTACCTGAAGCGTCCGCTGATCGACGGCCCGGCCCCGGCCGCACCGGAGCGTCCGATCGATCACGTCGGTGTCCAGAAGCTGCGCAACGGCCTCAACGCCGTGGGTGTCGCGCCGATCGCCGGTCGTGTCTCGGGCACGATCCTGTCGAAGGTCGCCGACGCCGCCGAACGTGCGGGTTCGGACCGGATCCGGTTCACGCCGTACCAGAAGCTGATCGTGCTCGACGTGGCCGACGACAAGGTCGAGCAGCTCGTCACCGAGCTCGAGGCGCTGGGTCTGCCGGCCTCGCCGTCGCCGTGGCGCAAGAACCTCATGGCGTGCACGGGAATCGAGTTCTGCAAGCTGTCCTTCGTCGAGACGCGCAAGCGTTCGCAGGCCCTCGTGCCCGAGCTCGAGGAGCGTCTCGCCGACATCAACGCGCAGCTCGACGTCCCGGTGACGATCAACATCAACGGCTGCCCGAACTCGTGCGCGCGCTCCCAGATCGCCGACATCGGCTTCAAGGGGCAGCTCGTCGACGACGGTGAGGGCAACCAGGTCGAGGGTTTCCAGGTGCACCTCGGCGGTGCGCTGGGCTTCGACGCGAAGTTCGGACGCAAGCTGCGCCAGCACAAGGTCACCAGCGCCGAGCTCGGCGACTACATCGAGCGGGTGGTGCGCACCTTCGTCAAGGAGCGCACGCCCGGCGAGCGCTTCGGCGAATGGGTCGTCCGCGCCGAGGAGGCAGACCTGCGATGACGGGCACTGCTGCAGCGGTCGACACGAAGACGGATCGGGAAGGGACGCGATGACGATCGATACGAACATCGACGAGCTCCGGAGTATTGCCGCGCAGGGGGCGGCAGAACTCGAGGGTGCGTCGGCGCAGGAACTCCTGCGGTGGACGGACGAGACCTTCGGTACCCCCACCACCGACGGTGGACGTAGCGGGTACATCGTCGCGTCCAACATGCAGGACGGTGTCCTGGTCCATCTGGCCGCGCAGCAGCGCCCCGGCGTGGACGTGCTGTTCCTCGACACCGGCTACCACTTCGCCGAGACGCTCGGCACGCGCGATGCGGTGGAGCAGGTGTACGGCGTGAACATCGTCGACGCCCGGGCGCAGCAGTCCGTCGCGGAGCAGGACGCCCTGCTCGGCAAGGATCTGTTCGCTCGCGACCCGAACGAGTGCTGCCGTCTGCGCAAGGTGGTGCCGCTGAAGGAGAGCCTGAAGGGCTACCGCGCCTGGGTGACCGGCATCCGCCGTGTCGAGGCGCCCACCCGCGCGAACGCACCGCTGATCTCGTTCGACGACGCGTTCGGACTGGTGAAGATCAATCCGATCGCGGCATGGTCCGACGAGGACATGCAGAACTACATCGACGAACACGGGATCCTCGTCAATCCCCTCGTCGACGAGGGCTACCCGTCCATCGGGTGCGCCCCGTGCACCACCAAACCACTTCCCGGAGCCGATCCGCGCAGCGGGCGCTGGGCCGGCCGAGCCAAGACCGAATGCGGGTTGCACGCCTCATGACACTCACCGATACGAATCCCACCGAGACCCGGACGCTGCTGGACGGCAACCGGTTCGACACCCTCGACGCCCTCGAGTCGGAAGCGATCCACGTCTTCCGCGAGGTCGCGGGCGAGTTCGAGCGCCCCGTCATCCTGTTCTCGGGAGGCAAGGACTCCACCGTCCTGCTGCACCTCGCGATCAAGGCGTTCTGGCCCGCGCCGCTGCCCTTCGCGCTGTTGCACGTCGACACCGGCCACAACCTCCCCGAGGTCCTCGAGTTCCGCGACCACGTCGTCGAGAAGTACAACCTGCGACTGCACGTCGCGAGCGTCGAGGACTACCTCGCCGACGGCCGGCTCACCGAGCGTCCCGACGGCATCCGCAACCCGCTGCAGACCGTGCCGCTGCTCGACGCGATCTCGGAGAACCGGTTCGACGCCGTCTTCGGCGGCGGCCGCCGCGACGAGGAGCGTTCGCGCGCCAAGGAGCGGATCTTCTCGCTGCGCAACGCATTCGGCCAGTGGGATCCGAAGCGTCAGCGTCCGGAGCTGTGGAATCTGTACAACGGGAAGCACGCACCGGGTGAGCACGTGCGGGTCTTCCCGCTGAGCAACTTCACCGAGCTCGACATCTGGCGCTACATCGCCCGCGAGAACGTCGAACTGGCGAGCATCTACTACGCGCACGAGCGTCCCGTCTACCGCCGCGACGGCATGTGGATGACCCCGGGTGTCTGGGGTGGTCCGGCCGAAGGCGAAGAGCTTGAGACGCGTTCGGTGCGCTACCGCACCGTCGGCGACGGATCGACCACCGGCGCGATCCTGTCCGAGGCCTCCACGAACGAGGAAATCCTCGCCGAGGTCGCGGCATCACGACTGACCGAGCGCGGCGCCACCCGCGGCGACGACCGGGTTTCCGAAGCGGCGATGGAAGACCGCAAGCGAGAGGGCTATTTCTGATCATGAGCGACCTTCACGAGCGGAGCGTGCAGAGCGACACGCAGCTGCTGCGCCTCGCCACCGCCGGTTCGGTCGACGACGGCAAGTCCACCCTGGTGGGCCGGCTGCTCTACGACACCAAGTCCGTGCTCGCCGACCAGATCGACGCCGTCACCCGCGCGTCGGTCGACCGCGGCCTCGACACCCCCGACCTGTCGCTGCTCGTCGACGGCCTGCGCGCCGAGCGTGAGCAGGGCATCACCATCGACGTGGCCTACCGCTACTTCGCGACGCCGAAGCGCAGCTTCGTCCTGGCCGACACGCCGGGTCACGTCCAGTACACCCGCAACACGGTGTCGGGTGCGTCCACCGCACAGCTCGTCGTCCTGCTGGTCGACGCGCGCAAGGGTGTCGTCTCGCAGACCCGTAAGCACGCCGCCGTGCTGGCCCTGCTCGGTGTGCCGAAGCTCGTCCTCGCGGTCAACAAGATCGACCTCGTCGAGGATCCGGCCTCGGTGTTCGCGCAGATCTCCGCCGAGTTCGGCGAACTGACGAGCTCGCTCGGCTGGGCCCCCGAGGACGTGCAGGAGATCCCGGTCTCCGCGCTGCACGGCGACAACGTGGCGGTGCGCAGCGAGAACACCCCCTACTACGACGGCCCGACCCTCATCGAGTACCTCGAGTCGGTCCCCGTCGACGCCGACGTGCACGGCCGGCACGAGACCGGTCTGCGCTTCCCGGTGCAGTACGTGATCCGTCCCCGCACCGCCGAGTTCCCCGACTACCGCGGCTACGCCGGTCAGGTCGCGGCAGGCTCCGTGCGCCCCGGCGACGAGGTCGTCGTGCTGCCGTCCGGTGTCCGCACCACCGTCGAGCGCATCGACAGTGCCGACGGCGCATTCGATGTCGCGCACGCCGGCCGGTCGGTGACCCTGGTGCTCGCCGACGACGTCGACGTCTCCCGCGGCGACATCATCGCCACCCCGGAGGCGGCACCCGAGCCGCTGTCGGAGTTCGAGGCCACCGTGTGCTGGCTCGCCGAGAAGCCGCTGCGTCCCGGCGCCCGGCTGCTGCTCAAGCACGGCACCCGCACCACGCAGGCCATCGTCGGCACGATCGACGAGCGGTTCGACGAGCAGAACCTCTCCTCCGTCCCGAGCCCGGACAGCATCGAGCTCAACGAGATCGCGCGCATCACGGTGCGTGTGGCCGAGCCGATCGCCGCGGACGACTACCGCGTCAACCGCCGTAGCGGCAGCTTCCTGCTCATCGATCCGGCCGGGGGCAACACCCTGGCTGCGGGTCTCGTGGGCGACGGACTCGCCGACATCGAGCTCGGGGACCGCGTCCCGGCATGATGCCGCTCGTCGCCGTCGCGCACGGCAGCCGCGACCCGCGTTCGGCGCGGGCCGTGGCTGCCGCGCTCGACACCGTCCGGGCCGAGAACCCCGGTCTGGACGTGCGACTCGCGTTCCTGGACCTGAACACCCCCTCGGTCGGGCAGGTCCTCGACGCGCTCGCCGCGGACGGGCATCGGCAGGTCGCGGTGGTGCCACTGCTGCTCGGCAGCGCCTTCCACGCGCGGGTCGATCTGCCGGCCCTGTTGCACGAGGCGCAGCAACGTCATCCGTTGCTCGAGGTGCTGTGCTCGCCGATCCTCGGCGACGATGATCTCCTCGTCGACGCGGCTCGCGACCTGATCACGGCCACGGGGGTGTCGGTCGATGATCCGTCCGTCGGTGTCGCGGTGTGCGCGGTGGGATCGCGGCGCCCCGAAGCGAACCGGGCGACAGAACTCGTCGTGCCCCGCATCCTCGCCGGGACGGCGTGGACGCAGGCCGCGGCGTGCTTCGCCACCACCGGCCCGTCGGTCGGAACGACCCTCGCCGATCTCACCTCCCGCGGCGCACGCACCGTCGTGCTGACGCCGTGGATCCTCGCCCCCGGACTGCTGTGGGACCGCGCCTGCGCCGAGGCCGAGAGTCTCGGGCACGTGCGGGTCGCGGAGACCCTCACCCGGCACGATGCCGTCGCGCGGGTGATCACCCAGCGCTACACCGAGGCCGTGCACCGCCGGCGCGGACTGCGCGTCGCCTGAGTCGCGTCCGACTCTCCGCCCGAGTTCACGCACGATTCGCATTCCTCCGCTACAACGGAGTCACAGTCGTCGTTCGACGACATCGGTGATCCGGGAGGACCTCGCGTGCAGAACGAACTCCGTCGCTACATCGACCGGCTCCGCACGGAGGGCTATTCGGTGCGCGACGACCACGGTGAGGACCCCGATCTGATCGACATCGAGGGCCGGGCCGTCGACACCTGGCGGGAGAACTATCCGTACGACACCCGGATGGACCGCGCCACCTACGAGGTCGAGAAGTACCTCCTGCAGATCGAACTGCTGAAGTTCCAGTCGTGGGCCAAGGACAACGGGTCCAAGCACATCATCGTGTTCGAAGGTCGCGACGCCGCCGGCAAGGGCGGCACCATCAAGCGGTTCCAGGAGTACATCAACGTCCGGCACGCCCGGACCGTCGCGCTCAACAAGCCGTCCGACCGCGAGCAGGGCCAGTGGTACATGCAGCGCTACATCCAGCACTTCCCCACCGCCGGTGAGCTCGTGCTGTTCGACCGCTCCTGGTACAACCGTGCCGGGGTCGAACGCGTCATGGGGTTCTGCAGCGACGACGAGTACGAACGCTTCATCACTCAGATCCCGATGTTCGAGCAGCTCATCGTCGACGCCGGGATCTCGCTGACCAAATTCTGGTTCTCGGTCACGCAGAACGAACAGCGCACGCGGTTCGCGATTCGCCAGCTCGACCCCGTCCGCCGCTGGAAGCTGTCGGAGATGGACCTCGAATCGCTCGACAAGTGGGACCAGTACACCGAGGCGAAGGAAGAGATGTTCCGTCGCACCGACACCGATCACGCCCCGTGGACGACGATCAAGTCGAACGACAAGAAGCGGGCCCGGATCAACGCGATGCGGTTCTTCCTGAACCAGTTCGAGTACGACGACAAGGACCGTCAGATCGTCTTCCCGGCCGACCCGAAGATCGTCCAGCGCGGCAAGGACGCCGTCGGCGACTAACTGCCGGGAGGTCGTGCTCCGGCGTGCCGAGGCGCGCAGGGCTGGCGCGCAGACTGTGATCCGTACCACACTGGACGGTGACGCGAGGAGGCAGCATGGGCACAGCCAATGTCGGTCACGGAATCGTCGTCGGCATCGACGGATCGGACAGCGCACTCGATGCGGCCCGGTGGGCCGCGTGCGTCGCCCGACGTCTCGGCGAACCGATCGACCTGGTGCACGTTCATCCCCCCACCTCCGACAACGGGACCGACCCGTCGGAGGCCGTTCTCACCGCCGCGGAAGCAGCCGTTCGTGGCGCAGTCGACCGGGTGGAGGTCCGGCGGTCCACCCCGTCGGGCAAGCCGGATCGCGTGCTCACCGACCTGTCGCGCGAGGCACGGATGATCGTCCTCGGTCACACCACCACCACCGAATGGCAGTCGATGGTGCGGCGCTCCGACGTCGTGTCGGTCGCCAACCACGCCGAATGCCCGGTGGTGACGTGGCGCAGCCGCGAGGGATTCCAGCCACCCGACGGCCGTCCGGTCGTCGTCGGCGTGGACGGCACCGAGGTCAGTGCGGAGGCCGTCGAGCACGCGTTCGCGACCGCAGCGGCGCTCGAGGCACCGCTCGTCGCGATCCACACGTGGACAGAGCAGTCCACGCTCACCTACGGCGAGGGATCACGGTTCACGGACTGGACTGCCTACGTCGAGCACCGGAGGGAGGAGATGAAGTCGCATACCTCCGGGCACACCGAGCGGTTCCCCGACGTCGAGGTCTCCTACCGGGTCGAGCGGGGCAAGCCCGACATCGTCCTGCTCGAGGAATCCAAGAGCGCCCAGCTCGTGGTGGTGGGCAGCCACGGCCGGAGTCCGCTGGCCGCTGCGGTGGTCGGCTCGAGCAGCCAGGGACTCATCCACCACAGTTGCTGTCCGGTCATGATCTGCCGGGCCCACCACCGGTCGGAGACCGAGGCCCACTGAGCCGACCCGCGTGACCCTCGAGTCCCCCGCTCGGTTACTGCGCGGCGGTACCGAGCGGGGCGGTCTCCGACGCGGCGGGAGCGTGCGCGTAGACCGTGTCGCCCGCGACGAGACCCAGGTCGTGGGCTTCGCCGCGGGTGATCTGCGTCGTGAACTGCTCACCGGTCGCGTCGTTGCGTAGTTCGACACGGACCTCGAAGCCCAGCCGGACCACACGCTCGACGGTCGCCCGCGTGACACCGACCGAACCGCCGGAGGTGTCGGAGAGCGCGGGTCGCCGGGCGAGCCGGATGTCGTGCGGCCGCACCAGCACGCCGTTGAGCTTGGACACCGTCCCGAGGAACGACATCACGAAGCTGTTCGCCGGGCGATCGTAGAGTTCCTCCGGCGTTCCGACCTGTTCGATGCGTCCGGCGTTCATCACCGCGATGCGGTCGGCGACGTCGAGCGCCTCTTCCTGGTCGTGCGTGACGAGCACGGTGGTCACGTGCACCTCGTCGTGCAGGCGGCGCAGCCAGGTCCGCAGGTCGGCGCGGACCTTCGCGTCCAGGGCGCCGAACGGTTCGTCGAGCAGCAGCACCTGCGGGTCGACGGCGAGGGCACGGGCGAGGGCCATGCGCTGACGCTGGCCGCCGGACAACTGCGCCGGATAGCGTCGCTGGAACCCCCCGAGCCCGACGATCTCGAGCAGGTCGTCGACCCGCTTCGTGATCTCGTCCTTGGGTCGCTTGCGGATCTTGAGTCCGAAGGCGACGTTCTCGCGCACCGTCATGTGCTTGAACGCGGCATAGTGCTGGAACACGAAACCGATGTCGCGCTTCTGCGGGGTGACGCCGGTGACGTCCTTGCCGGCGATGTGGACGGTGCCCGCGTCGAGGGTCTCGAGGCCGGCGATCGAACGCAGCAGTGTCGACTTCCCCGAACCGGACGGTCCGAGCAGGGCGGTGAGCGAGCCGGACGGGATGTCGATGCCGACGTCGTCGAGTGCGGCGAAGTCTCCGTAGTTCTTGCGCGCCCCGGTGACGGTGATCATTCGGTGCTCCTCTTCCGGTCGAGCAGGGTCATCAGCAGCAGGACGATCACCGCGATGGCCATGAGCAGGGTCGCGGCGCTGTAGGCGCCGAAGGTGTTGTGGTCGTCGATGTACCGGGCGTGCACGAGCAACGTCAGGGTCTGGGAGACGCCGGGGAAGCCGGACGAGACCATGATGACGGCGCCGAACTCGCCGAGGGCCCGGGCGACGGTGAGGACGATGCCGTAGGTCAGGCCCCAGCGGATCGCCGGCAGCGTGATCCGCCAGAAGGTCTGCCAGGTGTTCGCACCGAGGGTCGCGGCGGCCTGCTCCTGCTCCTCCCCGATCTCGCGCAGCACCGGTTCGACCTCGCGCACGACGAACGGCAGCGTCACGAAGATCGTCGCGAGCACCATGCCCGGCAGCCCGAAGATCACCTTGAAGCCGAGATCCTCGACGGCACCGAACCAGCCGTTGGCGCCCCACAGCATGATCAGGGCGACACCCACGACGATGGGCGAGACCGCGAAGGGCAGGTCGACGACGGCCTGCAGCAGTCCTCTCCCCGGGAATCTGCCGCGGACGAGGGCCAGCGCGACGACGATGCCGAAGATCACGTTCACGGGAACGACGATCGCGACGATCAGCAGCGACAGGTTCAGCGCCGAGATCGCGGCGGGAGTGCTGATCGACTCGGCGAACGCCACGATGCCGTTCTCGAAGGTGCGGTAGAGGATCACCCCGATCGGGACGAGCAGCAGCACGAACAGATAGGCGAGCGCGACGAAGCGCAGCGACAGTCGGGATGCGACGGACGGTTTCACCGGTCGTCCTCCTCTCGGCGCAGCCCCCGGTTCGCGACCAGGCGCAGGACGAACAGCACGACGAAGGCGATCACCAGCAGCGCGACGGAGACCGCGGCGGCGTTGACCGGCCGGTCGATCTCGATCTGCTGTTGGATGTACTGCGACGCGACCTGGGTCTTGTACGGGATGTTGCCGCCGATGAGCACGATCGAGCCGTACTCACCGATGGCACGGGCGAACGCCAGGCCGGTGCCGCCGAGGACGGCCGGTGCGAGCACGGGCAGCACGACCGTGCGGAAGATCGTGAAGTTGCCGGCTCCGAGCGAGGCGGCGGCCTCCTCGACCTCACGGTCGGCCTCGATGAGCACCGGCTGCACCGAGCGCACCACGAACGGCAGCGTGACGAATGCCAGCGCCACCACCAGTCCCGGCTCGGTCGCGTTGAGCTGCACACCGATCGGGCTCTGCGGCCCGTACAGCGAGAGCAGCACGATGCTCGCGACGATCGTCGGCAGGGCGAAGGGGAGATCGATGAGGGCGTTGACGAACTTCTTCCCCGGGAACTCGTCGCGGACGAGCACCCAGGCGATCACCGTGCCCATCACCGCGTTGATCGCCGCGACGACCAGCGAGACGACGACGGTGATCCGCAGGGTCGCCAGGGCGGCCGGAGCGGTGATCGCATCGACGAAGGTCCCGAGACCGTCCGAGACGGAGTGGAAGGCCAGGGCCGCGAGGGGAAGCAGGACGATCAGGCTCAACCACAGGGTGGCGATGCCGATACCGAGGGGCCCGACGGCGCCGGTGAACATCCGGCGACGCCGTCGGGCGGGGGCCGCGGCGGACGGCCCGCGACGCGAACCCGCCGGGGCGGGAGACGAATCTCCCGACCCGGCGGTGTGTTCCGAGATGGTCACGCGCGCGCTCTACTTCGTCGCGTTGTCGTAGATCACCGCGATGGTGCCGGTGCTGTCGGCGAACAGCTCCTCGTTCACGGTCTCCCAGCCACCGAGATCGGCGACGGTCCACAGCTTCTCCGGCTGCGGGAACTCGTCGGCGAACTCCTCGGCGACGGTCGGATCGACGGGCCGGAAGCCGGCCTCGGCCCACAGGCGCTGCGCCTCGGGGGTGTACAGGAAGTCGTTGAACGCCTGCGCGACCTCGACGTCCTTCGCGTTCTTCAGTACCGCTGCGGGATTCTCGATCTTGAAGGTGACGGGCGGGGTGACGTGCTCGACGGGGTCGCCGTTGCGCTCGATGAACAGTGCCTCGTTCTCGTAGCTCAGCAGCACGTCGCCGGTGCCCTGCAGGAAGGTCTCGGTGGCCTCGCGACCGGACTTCGGCTGCACCTTCACGTGGTCGGTGACCAATGCGGTGACGTAGTCGATGCCGGCCTGCGGGTCGGCGCCGCCGTTGCTCTTCGCGGCATAGGGCGCGAGCAGGTTCCACTTCGCCGAACCCGAGCTGAACGGGTTGGGGGTGACGACCTCGACGTCCGGACGGAGCAGGTCGTCCCAGTCGCGGATGTTCTTCGGGTTGCCCTCACGGACGACGATGGTGACGACCGATCCGAACGGAATCCCGTTGTAGGCGTTGTCGTTCCAGTTCTCGTCGACGAGACCGGCCTCGACGAGGCGGGTGATGTCGGGCTCGACGGAGAAGTTCACGAAGTTGGCCTCGGCGCCGTCGCGCACCTTGCGGGACTGGTCTCCGGAGGCGCCGTAGGACTGCTGGAAGACGACACCCTCGCCCTCTTCGGTCGCCTCGAATGCGGGGATCAGCGAATCGAATCCGACCTTGGGCACGGCGTAGGCGTAGAGGTTGATCGTGCCGCCGGACCCGTCGCCACCACTCTCGGCTCCGACGGTGTCGCTCGAACCGCCGGCGCAGGCGGTGAGGGAGAGGGCGGTGACCGCGGCGAACGCCGCGACGACGAACCTGGAACGTTTCATGACGAGCCTCCTGAGGGGCTGTTTCGAGGGGAATGAACGCGACCGGCACCGGACGAGGGGTTGCCGGAATCGGACCGGCCGGGATTCGCGAGGATGCGGCACCGACGGACGAGAGGGCCCGGAAGATGGGGACCGCGGAGAGAAGAAGGGTTCAGCGACAACAGTCGATGTCGGCGACCGAAGGCATGCCCACAGCGATCAACGCCAACTCGTGGCGGATGCGGGGCAGAGTGGTCGCGGACACGCGGCAGAGATTAGCAGAGGTCGAGGGTCGACCGAAATCGACGATTCGGACACCGGGCGTCGAGCACCGAACCGGATGCGCGAGCGGCGTGCTCACATGGAGACGAGCCATGCGACGACGACGATGATCAGCAGCGCGATCAGCGCCAGGGTCACGCGCGAACGCGGCATGTCAGCAATCCTCCGTCGTCGTGGCGGGCGAGTCCGTCTCTCCGCGGCCGAGCAGTGCGAAGACACCGGCCATCGCCCGATCGAGCAGCCATGCGACCCCGAAGCAGGCCGGCACCAGCACCGCCAGCACGAGGGCCACCTGGGGGACGAAGGACAGGCCCGCGAGCCACAGCTCGAAGCCGTCCCACCACGAAGCCACCCGATCCATTGCCTACACCCTAGTAGGTTCGGCAACCGCACTGCGATCCGCCCGGCCCGCAGTGATCATGGAGGAATGGATCACCACCACTCCTCACCGCTGTCGGGGTCACCCTTCCGACGGAGCGTGTTCCCGCCCATCGACGACTACG harbors:
- a CDS encoding Ms4533A family Cys-rich leader peptide produces the protein MSATTLPRIRHELALIAVGMPSVADIDCCR
- a CDS encoding sulfate ABC transporter substrate-binding protein, with the protein product MKRSRFVVAAFAAVTALSLTACAGGSSDTVGAESGGDGSGGTINLYAYAVPKVGFDSLIPAFEATEEGEGVVFQQSYGASGDQSRKVRDGAEANFVNFSVEPDITRLVEAGLVDENWNDNAYNGIPFGSVVTIVVREGNPKNIRDWDDLLRPDVEVVTPNPFSSGSAKWNLLAPYAAKSNGGADPQAGIDYVTALVTDHVKVQPKSGREATETFLQGTGDVLLSYENEALFIERNGDPVEHVTPPVTFKIENPAAVLKNAKDVEVAQAFNDFLYTPEAQRLWAEAGFRPVDPTVAEEFADEFPQPEKLWTVADLGGWETVNEELFADSTGTIAVIYDNATK